GGTGGACGAGCGTGCTATGCCACCGTTCCACGCCTTGCTTGGCATCGACCAAGCCCGTTTTAGAGTGTTACGGAACAAGGTAGGCCGGCGCATGGTGGAGCCGGACCTTGATCATGTTCCTGGATCCACCATTGAGGCTCTGTCCGCAAAGATCGCCGCTGCGGTTGGAAGCCAACTAGAAGGGGAGCGGGTTGACGTCGGTTCACCGTTAGGAAAGGAACTCATGGCTGAGGGCCTTGTCGATTGGGTACGGTCACACGTTCCTTACAATTCAATGCTCGAGCCAGGGAAGATAGCAGCCCAAAAAGGAATCTCCGCGAAAGAGGAGAGTGCTCTTCGCTCTCAGTTTTGGACTCCCAAGACCTTGCTGCAAAAACAAGAGTTGTGTGCTGTTTGTGCTGGTTTTTCGCGATTGGTCTATCAAATGGCGAAAAACGTCGGGGTTCCTCTGTACAACGTCCAAGGATTCACACGTGGCGCGCTCCAGGTCAACGGGACTTATACCAAGAATCCCGTGAACCACTCGTGGAACATCCTCGTTCTCGACTTAGCTGACGGGAAGCAACTCTTGATCCCGTCGGATCCTACTCAGTCCCGAGTGACCCTTCCGGAAGCGAGACGTGCCGGATTCGAGTGGACTTCACCCTATTCGTTTCCCGATACCGTCGAGCACGCTGCGTTCTTCCATTATTCCCAGTACTTTACGAAAGTCGAAGACTATCAGCAGAAGGTGGATCGGTTCCAGCCGCTCGCCTTACCGGAACTGCAATGGCGCGAATGGGGTTCGATCAAGACACTTGACCGATTCCGGAATCAAGTCCTCCAGCCGACGAGGGCCGCGACGATCGACAGGATGCCTGAGTTCGACTAGATTCTGCTGTCTTTACGATCGGCTTCGAGTCTATCCATCGGCCGCCTTCGACTCCGAATGCCAACCGACGCCGAATCCTGACAGACCGAGTCTCGAGGCTTGATCCACAACGGGCCCGAGGCACGCCGCCCAAATCGGCGTTTTCGAGACCACCTTTGGTGCGGCCGTCTTCTCGGCATGGCCCGAAACAAGCTGATGTACACTCCCTCGGACGATGCCTGGGAACGTGTTCTCGGAACAGGAGGTCAGCCAGATCCTGCAGCATGCGGTGCGGTTGCAGGAGGAGGCCGATGGTTCCGAATACACGCCGGGGGTGACCTACGAGGAGCTCGTCCGGATCGCCGACGAGGCCGGGATCGACCGCAGTTGTCTGGAGCGGGCGCTCGCTTCGCCACAAACCGCGGTTCCGAAACATTCGCTGTTCAACCTCATCGAGGAGCAGGACAAAGTACTTGAGGGCGAACTCGACGACGACGGCCTCAGCGAGCTGATGGACCAGGTGCGCAGACTCGTGAAACTCAACCGGGCCCAATCGTTCGGCAAATCGATCGAGGCCGAGGCGTTCGGAGGCGGGGTCTGCGGCACGCTGAAAGTGTCGTCGAAACGCGGTCGGACGCGCATCGGCCTTCGCCAGACCCCCTTCATCGCTTACTTCGCAGGCTTGCACGTGCCGCTCGTCGCTTCGATCCCGGTCGCACTGGGGCTGGGTTTTCACGGGAACCTTCTCGCCGCCGTGCTCGTGCCGCTGGCGATGTTGACGGCCGGCGGGTCGGTCTTCTACGCGGTCGCCCAGGCCGGGAAGGGCAAAGCCCGCGAGCTCTTCGCGAAGATCGTCGGCATCGCGGGCTCTGAGTTGGAGCGGTCCAAAGACAAAGCGGCCGAGTGACTCCCCTTCTCCCTCCCGGCACGATCCATCTGGCAAGGAGAAGGGAGCCCGGAACCCCTACTGCGAGCCTGCCCCGTGCTATCATCTGGGTGCCGGGAACTGCGCGGCAGACGTGCGGCGAACTCCGCCAGGGCTGGAAGGCAGCAACGGTAAGTCGTTTCGCTGTGCGACGCACCCTTCCCGGCATTCCCGACCGCGCGAGCGTCCGGCCAAGCCGATGTCCCTCTACCGCAAGTACCGAAGCCAGACGTTCAGCGACCTCGTCGGTCAGGGGCACGTCGTCAAGACGCTGCAGAGCGCCATCGATCGCGGGCGCATCGCCCACGCTTACTTGTTCACCGGTCCGCGAGGCACGGGAAAAACGTCGACCGCGCGCCTGCTCGCCAAAGCGTTGAACTGCGAAAAGGGCCCCGCCGCGGAGCCGTGCAACGAGTGCCAGTCCTGCAAGGAGATCACGACGAACATCTGCATGGACGTCGTCGAGATGGACGCGGCGAGCGAGAGCGGGGTCGACGACGTCCGGCAGTCGATCGTAGAGGTCGCGGACTATCAGCCTGCAAGCTGCCGCTACAAGGTCTTCATCATCGACGAGGTCCACGACCTTTCGCGTCAAGCGTTCGACGCGCTGCTCAAGACGATCGAGGAGCCGCCCGGCCATGTCGTCTTCATCCTCGCGACGACCGAGTACTCCAAGGTGCCGCCGACGATCCGCTCGCGCTGCCAGCGGTTCGAGTTCCACCGCGGTTCGATCCAAGACCTCGTCGGCCGATTGAAGTACGTCGTCGAATCGGAAGGTTGGGAAGCCGAGCCGGCCGCATTGACGGCGATGGCGCGGGTGTCGGACGGCGGATATCGCGACGCTCTGACGCTCCTGGAGCAAGCGGCGCTCACGAGTCTGGACGGCAAGGTCACGCTCGACCAGGTCTACGAGCAGCTCGGTCTCGTCAACGACGAGACGATCGACCAGATCCTGACCGCGATGGCGGGCAAAGACGTGCCGACGTTGATGTCGTCGTTGGAAGAGGTCTATCGGAGGGGCAAAGACCCGCGCTCGTTGCTCGAATCGGTCTTGATCCGGTTGTCGGACCTGACCCGTGCGGCTTACGGCGTCGACGTCGGAGGTCTTCAGGATTCGGCGCAGGAGGCGGGGCTGAAGGCTTCCGCCGCGAACCTCGGGGCGCCGACACTTCTCGCTTATCGCGCCGCGCTCGCGGAAGCGCACCGCATGATCCGGGACGTGACGATCCCTCGGGTTTGGCTGGAGGCGGAGCTGATCCGGATCGCGAACGGGCCAAAAGCGGTTCCGGCCGTCTCCGAAGCGAAGTCTGAGCCTGTCCGAGCGGCCCGTCCTGCTCCTGTAGAGACCGTGCGCCCGGTGGAGACGGCCCGACAGTCCGCCTCGCCGGCAAAGCCGCAAGACGAGGCTCCGGTCAAAGCTGGCCCTGTCGCGGCCGCACCGGTGGTCGAAGCAACGGACGATCCGGACCTCGCGGCGGCGAGGGGCCATTGGTCGGACGTCTTGGCGGAATTGTCCGAAGTCTCGGCCGTCGCCCGCGAGCGGCTCGCGAAGACGAGGGTCGACCGGGTCGAAGGTCGAGAGGCGATGGTGGAGTTTCCGAGCGCGATGATCCTGGAGATGGTCGTCGGCGGCAAGCTGGAGAAGGCGATCCGGGAGTGTTGGGCCCGGCGCTCCGGGGAGTCGTTGACCCTCCGTTTTTTCGCCGGGAGTAGGCCGTCGGCCCCGCAGGCCGAGGTCGAGACGGCGGCGGTAGAATGGGCGGCGGAGGGCGAACGCTTGTCGGAGTTGGTCCAAGAGGTGTTCGGCCCCTCCGGAGCTTGAAAGGCATGAAACTCCCCAAAGGATTCGGCGGACAAGGGATCGGCGGCTATATGCAGCAGGCCAAGTCGGCGATGGCCCGGGCCAAGAACCTGGAAGCCGAGCTTCAGGCCGAACAGATCCCGGTGGACAAGGGTCCGGTGAAGGCGCTCTTCAACGGTCAAGGCGAGATGCTCTCGGTCAGCATCGACAAGTCGGTCGTCGACCCGGACGACGTCGAGGCGCTCGAAGATTTGATCCTGGGCTGCATGAAAGACGGTTTCACGAAGTCCGTGGAACTCCGCAACGCCCGGCTGGCGGAGATCATGCCGAACATCCCGGGCATGGGCAGCCTCGGGCTTTGACCCGTCGATGCTCTTCGCGCGGCCGCTTGCCGAACTGATCTCGCAACTCGAGCGATTGCCCGGGGTCGGGCCGAAATCGGCGCAACGCCTCGCGTTCCACGTCGTCCGGATGCCTCAGGACGATGTCCGTCGGCTCTCCGAAGCGTTGGTCCATGCGCGCGAGTCGCTCAAGTTGTGCTCGGTCTGCCAGAACGTCAGCGAGAAGGACGTCTGCGAAACGTGCGACGACCCGCGCCGCGACCCGTTGACGATCTGCGTCGTGGCCGAGCCGAAAGACGTGGCCGCGATGGAGCGGATCCATGAGTTCAAAGGGAGGTACCACGTCCTCCACGGCCTGCTGAACCCGATGGAAGGCGTCGGGCCCGAACACCTCAAGGTCCGCGAGCTCTTGGAGCGGCTCCGGGCGGACGTCGCCGAAGTCATCGTCGCGACGAACCCGACGATCGAAGGCGACACGACGGCGCTCTACTTGGCAAAGCTCATCAAGCCGTTGGGGATCAAGGTGACGCGGCTCGCACACGGGATGCCCGTCGGCGGAGAACTGGACTATGCCGATTCGGCGACCTTGTTGAGCGCTTTGGAGTACCGGAGGGAACTATGAAAAAGGTCTTGGTGGTCGGGTCGGGCGGTCGCGAGCACGCCTTGGTGTGGAAACTGGCCCAAGAAGGCGAGGTGTTCTGCACCCCCGGCAACGCCGGGATCTCCGACTCCTGTCCGACGTTCAACGTCCCGGCTTCTGACGCTGAGGGCCTGGCGATCCTGGCCCGCGAGGTCGGTGCCGGACTGGTCGTGATCGGCCCCGAAGACCCGTTGATCGCCGGTGTGGCCGACGACCTCCGGGCCGCTGGCCTGACGGTGTTCGGCCCTCCGGCCAAGTTCGCCCGACACGAGGCGAGCAAGGCCTGGTCCAAGGAGTTCATGCACGCGGCGGGCATTCCGACCGCCCGATCGGACTCGTTCATGGACTTCGACGAAGCCTTCGAATGGACAAAGTCCCGTTACGACGCGGGACGGCAGGTCGCGGTCAAGGCGAGCGGCGCCGCCCTTGGCAAGGGCGTGGTCGTCACCTCGACGCTCGAAGAAGCCGAGGACGCGCTTCGGGCGATGCTGGTCGACGGGTCACTCGGCGCCGCCGGGAACACGGTCGTCGTCGAAGACCGTTTGGACGGGCGCGAATTCTCCTTGTTGACCCTCGTCGGAGCATCGGGCTTCCGGAGTCTGCCCGTCGTCCAAGACTACAAACGGATCGGCGACGGTGACGTCGGGCCGAACACGGGCGGAATGGGCTCGTACAGTCCGGTGGGATGGGTGAGCGCCGACATGGTGCGCGAAGTCGAAGAGACCATCGTTGCGCCCGCTGTCCAGGCGATGCGGGACCTCGGCGGGGACTACCGCGGCGTGCTGTTCAGCGGGGTCATGGTCGTCGACGGCAAGCCGTCTTGTCTTGAATTCAACGTCCGGTTCGGCGACCCCGAGACGCAAAGCGTGGTCCGACGGCTGGGGGCCGGTTTCCTGGACGCTCTCTGGGCTTGCGCTTCAGGCGGGCCTGTGCCGGAAGTCGAGACGAACGGCGATTCTGTCGTGACGGTCGTCGCCGCCAGCGCCGGCTATCCGGGGCCTGTCCAGAAGGGGACGCCCGCCACGGTCGGACCGATGCCCGATGGCGTTTTCGTCTTCCATGCGGGTACGTCCCGGTCGAACGGTACGTTGGTCACGAACGGCGGCCGGGTCTTGGCGGTTTCGGCCGCCGCGCCGGACCTCGCAGCCGCGCGCCGTGCCGCGTACGACGGCGTGGCTCAGATCCGGTTCGACGGAATGCAGTTCCGAACGGACATCGCCCTATAATGGGTCCATGCCTTCGTTCGCCGGGCTTACGATCTGTCTCTTAGCGGCGTTCCCGCAGCAGGAAAAGAGCATCTTCGAGCAGGTTTGCCCCAACCCCACGGGTCGCAACGGCTACGAAGAGTATCTGAAAGCTTGCGACCTCTTCCGTTCCCAGGTCGGCGATCAGGTTTGGGAGGAATCTCAGATGGTGCGTGCCGGCGATCTGGGTTGGTTGAACACCCATCGGGCCGTCTCGAACAAGGCTTCGCAGGCGATCGAGACGGTGCGGGCCGGGAACGATAAACCGGTCTCCGACCCGCGCACCGGTTATCGTCTGACGACGACGGTTCCCGAGCTCGTGTACTTCAAGAACCTCACGCGCGTCATGGTGGTCCGGGCCACCGTCCAGTTTGCCGACGGCCAACCGAGAGACGCCGTACGGACCTTGGACGGAGCCCTTCGGTTCAGTTCAGGGGTCCAGGAAACCGGAGTCTTGATCAACTTCCTCGTGGGTATCGCGATGCAATCGATCGTTCTCCGGGGATACAACGACAACCTTTCGCGGCTTCCTTTGCCCGATTTGGAGCGTTTGGCGCGGTCTCCGATCGGTAAGGACGATTCCACCGCCGCAAGGTCCTGTCTTCAAAGGGAGGCGACGAGCATTCAGACGATGTTCGACGAACTGGCTCGCGACCGGACAAAGACCGAAGACTTCCTCGCCAATGACCCGGCCGACGACAGCGAGACTTCGAACGGGATCAAACGATTGAAGTCGTTACCGGACTCTGAGTTCGTAGCCGCGGTCCAAGCGGCAAAGGCGGGGACCTTGGCCCGGATCAAGCGCATCGACGCGATCCTCGGTTCACCAGAGCCGCGATGGTCGGGCTTGATCTCGCAATTCGAGTCCGGAGAGGCGAACGACAAATCCCCCGTCGGGATTTTGTCCGAGAGCTTCGCTTTAGGGTCTCAAATCCTTGCGGCCGAACTGAAGCGCAGGATGCAACTCCGTCTGTTCAGAGTCCACGTCTTGGTCAGAAGGCACAGGTTGATGGCGAACAAGCTGCCCGACACCCTGGACCAGCTTGGAGACCAGAACCTGACGGTCGATCCGTTAACGGGCAAACCCTTTGTCTATGAGGTATCCGGCGACACCTACCAGCTTTATAGCCGCGGGACGGAGCAGACCGGGCGCATCGACCTTGTCTGGAAGAAGGACGCCAAGTCGGGAAGCGTCGACGACGAGGTCATCAAGCCGTAGCGAAACGTTTGGGAAGCTTCCCGCGCCACGCGTCGACAGCTTGCTTGACCGACCAGACCACGTTGAACACTTGAAGGAGCGCGAGCAAGATCCACCCGACCAAGAACCGGACCAGGAACTCCTGCCAGGAAAAGTCGGCCCAGTTCGTCTGAAAATAGTGAACGACCCGGACGACGGTGTAGCAGAACGACGCCAGCCCGACGATGAACAGGCCCAAGTTCAGGACGATCGTCTCAAGGAGGGCCTGCTTGGCGTGGGAGGCGACGTAGCGGCTCTTCCTGTGGAAGAGGGCCCAACCAACGAGAGGCCCGATCAACGGCCAGGGGATCGAAGCGACGTGGACGGCAGCGGCCCAACCCCGGTCGAACGGCGTCGGCAGATCAGTGGGAGTCGGGGCGTCAGGCACCACAGTCATTCACGTAGAATGCCCTTTAGCGTTGCAAACGTGCACGGGATGGAACCCGTCGGCCCTACTCGGCGTTACGGGTATCGGATTCGAGGCGAGGAAGTACGGGGGCCCATCGGGACGGGACTCTAGGCGCCGCTTGCCGTGGACGTGATCGGAGCGAACGATTGGGCAGGCGGAACGACTACGAACGTCTGGTAAAAGCCGAACTCCCCGTGCTCTATCGCGTCGCAAGGCGGCTCGGCGCGGATCCGGACGAGGCCGAAGACTTGGTGCAACAGACGGTTGTGAAAGCGTGGAGAAAGTGGCACCAGTTCGACGGGCGTTATCTAAGGAGTTGGCTCGTCCGCATCCTACGGAACGAGCGACTGGCCAAGCTTCGGACGTACCGGCCCGAGACCGACACGATCGACCTCTTGACCGACGAGCCTGCGACGGAGGACTTCTGGTCGGAAGTCGAGAACGACATTGAAGTGGAGCGGATCTTCGCCGTCGTCGCCGTCCTTCCTGAACCCTACAGGTTGGCGGTTCAACTGTGCGACGTCGAGCAAATGAGCTACGAGGAAGCGGCCGAAGCGATGGACGTCCCGATCGGCACGGTGCGGTCGAGGCTGTTCCGGGCCCGGGTCGAAATCCGCAAGCGACTGGAGGCGACGTCGTGAGGATCGACTGGCAAGCGTACGACGACGGCAGCCTCGGTCCGGCCGAAAGAGCGGTTGCAGACCAGGCATTGGCGACCGATCCCTCGGCCCAAGCCGAACTCGAAGGACTGCGTCGGCTGAAATCGGCCGTGTCGGCGATGTCGACCGAACCTGTTCCGATCCGACGCCTCGAATCGGTCTTCTATCGTCCGAAGTCGACCTGGCGGTGGGCCACACTAGCGGCCGTCCTCGTCGTCGCCACTTTCGCCTGGGCCTGGATCGTGTTCAAGAGGCCGACGGAGATCCGTTTCGACTTGGTCGGCGCCCGCCCTGCCGTTTCGGTCGAAGGGCTGGAATCGGCCCGGTTGTGGCTGGCGGCCGAAGCGGCGCTCGACGTCCCCGAAGGCTCGCTCCCCGTTTTGCCTGTCAAGCGCGTTTACCGTGGGACGGGCTGGGGATGCATCGAGTACGAGGTCGGGCAGCACTCGGTCTCGCTCTACGTCCGGAAGAGCCACGGGACGGTCAAAGGGCTTTCGACCGATTTCAAGTACGGCCACGACGTGGCCGTCGTCCGGTCGCAAGACCGTCCGGCCCTTCTCTGGGAGGACGCCGGGATCGAATTCCTGGCCGTCGGTCAGGACGTCGAGGACCTCTGGGAGACGGTCCGGATGGTGCGCAAGCGCAGCCGAGGCTGACGGGTACCCTGCCTGGCGTGATCGACCGCTATTGCACGCCCGCCATGACCGCGATCTGGAGCCGCGAGGCCAAGTACGCGAGGTGGCTGGAAGTCGAGCTGGCGGTCTGTCAGGGTTGGGTCGACGAAGGCGTCATGCCCTCCACGGACATGGACACCGTCCGAAGCGGTGCGTCGTTCGACATCGCCCGGTGCGACGAGATCGAGAAGGTGACCCGCCACGACCTCATGGCGTTCGTCCGGAACGTCAGCGAGAAGGTCTCCGGTGTCGACACACTGTCGGCCGAATCCGAGGCCCTCGAAAACGACCCGTCGCGTTGGATCCACTTCGGCGTGACGTCGTACGACGTCATCGATACCGCGCTCGGCATGATGATGCGCGATTCGTGCGACGTCCTCATCGCATCGCTCGACTCGCTCCGAGGGGCGCTGAAGAAGCTCTTCGACGCGTCGGGCCAGGTGCCGTGCATCGGCCGTACCCACGGGATCCACGCAGAACCCGTCACGTTCGGGCACAAGCTCCAAGGCTGGTACGAAGAGACGGGCCGGAGCATCGACCGCATCCAAGCCTCGAAAGACGAGATCGCAGTCGGCAAGGTCAGCGGCGCGGTCGGGATCCACGCCCACGTCACGCCGGACATGGAAGCCCGGATCTGTCAAAGCTTGGGGTTGAAGGCGGACCCGAACAGCACCCAGATCATCGCCCGGGACCGCCATGCCGCGTTGCTTTGCGACCTCGCCGTTCTCGCTGGGAGCCTGGAGCGGATCGCGACCGAGCTCCGAAACCTCCAGCGCACGGAAATCCTTGAGGTCCAAGAAGAGTTCGCCGCCGGCCAGACCGGGAGCAGCGCGATGCCGCACAAGCGCAATCCCTGGAACAGCGAGACGGTCTGCGGGCTCGCGAGGATCGTGCGGGGCAACGCCCACGCCATGCTCGAAAGCGTCACGACGTGGCACGAGCGCGATCTGACGAACTCCTCCCTGGAGCGGATCGTCTTCCCGGACACGTTCCAACTCGTGGACTTCATGATCTCGCGCTTGACGAGGATCCTCAACGGCCTGGTCGTCATGCCGGACAACATGGCCCGGAACCTGAGGCAGATGGGCGACCTGGTCTTTAGCGAACACGTGATGGTGTCGCTCATCCGGTCGGGGCTCAGCCGCGAGGGCGCCTACAAGACCGCCCAGCGCAACGCGGCGAAGGCCTGGGACGGCGAGGACTTCAAGACGTCGGTGCAGCAAGACGCCACTGTCCGCGACAGGCTCGACGCGAAAGAGGTGGAAGAGGCGTTCAGCCTCGAACACCACCTGAGGAACGCGCCTCGGACTCTCTAGCGGCATGAAATGTCCGGGCGGCTCCCACCGTATAATCTGACCGTGCGTTGGGAGGATCGCGAGGAAAGCGTCAACATCGAGGACCAGAGGGGCCGCGGGGTCGGGGGCAAGGCCGTCGGCATCAGCGGGCTCGGCCTGGTCATCGTGATCGTCTACGCCCTAGCGACGAAGCAGAACCCCGTCGACGTCCTGAACCAAGTCTCTGGACCGCAAGGCGACACCGCCGCTTCCGGGGAGTACAAGCCGACTCAGCACGAAGAAGAGCTGCGCAAGTTCACCGCCGTCACGCTCAAGGACACCGAAACCGTCTGGTCGGACATTTTCCGGCAGAACGGCCGCAAGTACGTCTTTCCCAAACTCGTCATGTTCACGGGCCAGGTCCAGAGCGGCTGCGGAACGGCCGACGCGGGCATGGGGCCGTTCTATTGCGGCAACGACGAGAAGGTCTACATCGACCTCAGCTTCTACGACATGATGAAGACCCGTTTCGGCGCGAAGGGCGACTTCGCCCAGGCCTATGTCATCGCGCACGAAGTCGGGCACCACGTCCAAAACCAGCTCGGCACGCTCGACAAGGTCCACGCCATGCGCGAGCGGATGTCCGAGCGGCAGTACAACCAGCTTTCCGTCCGGCTCGAACTGCAAGCCGACTACTACGCCGGAGTCTGGGCGCACCATGCCAAGCAGATGGCCGAGCTCGACGAGTCCGACATCCGCGAAGCGATGGAAGCCGCGAACGCGATCGGGGACGACACGCTCCAGAAGCAGGCGCAAGGCTACGTTAAGCCCGACGCGTTCACCCACGGGACGAGCGAACAAAGAACGCGGTGGTTCCTTAAAGGTTTCCGGTCGGGCGACGTCCGCGAGGGCGACACCTTCGACGCCAACCCGCTCTAAAGTCCGTGCCCCGGTCGGCAAGGGCCGGCCTGTCGGCCCATACTTCTGCCCATGCTCTACCTGGGCCTGGCCCTGTTGTTCGTCGTCACCGGCCTCTTGACGGCGGCGGAAATGGCGACCTTCAGCGCCCGGCCCGAACGGATGCGTCAAGTCGCCAAAGCCGGAGACCGCCGCGGGACGATGGTGCTCAGCTATCAACGCTCGCCCGTCCCGTTCCTTTCCGCCGGGCAAGTGCTCGCGACGGCGGGCTCCTTCGTCACGGGCGCGATCCTTAGCCAGGCCGTCACGCCGGACCTTGTCAAGGCCCTGCGCAGCGCCGTCCCTTGGACGACGGGCCAGATCGAGGCCGTCGCCTCCACGATCGTCCTCACCGTCTCCACCGTGGTCGCGCTCGTCACCACGAACGTCATTCCCAAGCAGATCGGCTTCGACCACGCCGACGACGTCGCCGTCTTCTTCGCCTGGCCCTTCCGATGGCTGATCCGGTTGACAAGGCCCCTCGCGTGGGTCGTCATCGTCGCCGGACAGGTCGCCGAGCGCGTCGTCAACCGCAACCGCCCCCACGGATCCCGCGTGACCGAGGCCGACCTCTTGACGCTGATGGCCGAGGGCCTTCGCATCGGGGCCCTCGACCGCAAGGAAGCCGGGTTCGTCGTCAACGCCCTTCACCTCAGCGACCGCAAAGTCGCCGACGTCATGACCCCGGTCGACCGCATAGAAGCCCTCGACGCCCGTTGGGGCCAAGACCGCATCGACGCCGCCGTCCGCGGTTCTGCCCACTCGTTCCTGCCCGTCTACGACGGCACGATGGACCGCCCCGTCGGCGCTGTCCGGGCCCGCGACTGGCTGACCGACGGCCGGGTCAAGGGGCTGGACGCGCTCGTCCTTCCCGTCGCGACCCTTTCGACGGACGACACCGCCGTCCGCCTCTTCGAAGCGCTTCAGGCCAAGGAAGCCCGGCTCGTCTTCGTCCAGAACGGCGACGGCAACACCGTCGGCATGCTGACCCTCAACGACGCCGTCGCCCTCCTCGCGGGCGACCTCGCCGCACTGCGTGCCTGACGTCCGCTACGACCCGTTCGCCCGGCGGAACTCCTCGATCGCCTTCTTCGCCGCCTCGCCCTTCTCGGGACGGAACCGGCCGAGCTCGTAGGTCGTCACGCCCGTCGTCGCACCGTCCGCCCACGTCACCTGGATCGTATAGGCGACGCCGTCGCGAAGACCGATCGACGCGTCCTTCTCGTCGAACATCGGGGTGCGGTTGCCGGGGCGGGCGGCGTCGTCAATCATGGTGTGCGTCGAACCTTGGAACTTGTCGGTTCGCGTCCTCATCAGCGTCTTGCGCGCCTTGACCGTGATCTGCCGCACGTCCGGCAGCGGCCGCTCGTCGTGGGGATAGCCGCCCTTGTCGTCGGGGAACATGTTCCCGACGCTCTTCAGGAGCTTGATCTGGCGCGGAGTGATCCGGGAGAACGTGACGGTCTCGCCACGGGCAAGACGGCCGAGTTCGGCGGGCGACAGGAGCCCGACCATCTCTGCCGTCGAATCCTCGTACATAGAGATGCCGTGCGGGGTCGACGCTCCTAGCGCTTCATAGGGCGAGAGCAGCGCATACCTCACCGTTTGGTTCACGTCCATGCCGCGCGTCTTGGCGCAGTACAGCGCCCAATCCGTATAAGGGACAAAGCCTTTCTCTTCGACGACCCGCATGAGCTGGGCCAGCGGCGCCCGGTCCAGGGCGATTCGCCGGGAGAGGTCGGGCAAGGCCGGGCGGACCCAAAGGACGCCGTCCTTCTCCTCCATCGTCAGGATCGAACGGACCGACATCGCCTTCCACAGCGAGCCCCAAGGGATCTTTCCGTCGACCGTCGCCGCCTGGACGCTGGAGAAGAACTCGTCGGGCACGACCGCGACCATTTCGTCGTCGAGCGCGTCGGCCAGCCCCGTCAGCGCATCGGTGACGTGGAACGAGAGCGGGTCGTGGGTCGACGGGTCGGCGAAGAGCGGGCGGTCTTCGTCCAGGAACCCGTTCTTATCGAAAAAGGGAACGACGAACTGGGGAGACGTCCCCAGCATCTGCGGAAGATAACGGACGAACCGCACCGAGTCGGGCCGGAGCTTGACGGCCGGCTTCTGGTCGGTCAACCGCTTGGTGAACCCGACGTGCGGATAGCGCGAGAGCCATTCGCCGACGTCGGAGAACGCCCACGAGACCTGTCGGCCCTGGGGGTCGTTGACGATCAGGTACGGGGCGACGCGCGTCAACCAGTCCCGCACCGAGAGCTTGAACTCGAGCGGCTGCCGGGCC
This genomic window from Armatimonadota bacterium contains:
- a CDS encoding DUF21 domain-containing protein; this encodes MLYLGLALLFVVTGLLTAAEMATFSARPERMRQVAKAGDRRGTMVLSYQRSPVPFLSAGQVLATAGSFVTGAILSQAVTPDLVKALRSAVPWTTGQIEAVASTIVLTVSTVVALVTTNVIPKQIGFDHADDVAVFFAWPFRWLIRLTRPLAWVVIVAGQVAERVVNRNRPHGSRVTEADLLTLMAEGLRIGALDRKEAGFVVNALHLSDRKVADVMTPVDRIEALDARWGQDRIDAAVRGSAHSFLPVYDGTMDRPVGAVRARDWLTDGRVKGLDALVLPVATLSTDDTAVRLFEALQAKEARLVFVQNGDGNTVGMLTLNDAVALLAGDLAALRA